The Opitutales bacterium genome has a window encoding:
- a CDS encoding HAD-IA family hydrolase has product MIRAILFDLDGTLLDRHSSLMLYVHQQMDRCASVLSGIPLPDYLGKVIDLDAHGHQPKDVVFLEVEAHFDLPRNSWKTLLNDFLTHFPHVCVPFPMMHQTLQGLKDRGFELGLVTNGRSASQDPKIDGLGIRHYLGAVLVSEEEGVRKPNPEIFHRALRQLDVLPHETIFVGDNPKADIQAADFVGMKTVWMKDDYWPIPDAMDGEISGLAQLPEFIEHLAQQE; this is encoded by the coding sequence ATGATTCGAGCGATTCTCTTTGATCTAGATGGAACACTGCTTGACCGACACAGTAGTCTCATGCTCTATGTCCATCAGCAGATGGATCGCTGTGCAAGTGTGCTAAGTGGCATCCCGCTCCCAGACTATCTGGGCAAAGTGATTGACCTTGATGCACACGGGCATCAACCGAAGGATGTAGTGTTTCTGGAAGTTGAAGCTCACTTCGATCTTCCAAGGAATAGTTGGAAGACCTTGCTCAACGACTTCCTAACACACTTCCCCCACGTATGTGTTCCATTCCCAATGATGCATCAGACCCTTCAGGGCCTGAAAGACCGAGGCTTTGAATTGGGTCTTGTAACCAACGGTAGAAGCGCATCTCAAGATCCGAAGATTGACGGGCTTGGCATTCGGCATTATCTCGGAGCGGTACTAGTATCAGAAGAAGAGGGCGTGAGGAAGCCTAACCCAGAGATATTCCACCGCGCTCTCCGGCAGCTAGACGTGTTGCCTCATGAAACGATCTTCGTTGGTGACAACCCAAAGGCAGACATTCAAGCAGCCGATTTCGTCGGCATGAAAACAGTTTGGATGAAAGATGATTATTGGCCAATCCCCGATGCTATGGATGGTGAAATCTCAGGATTAGCACAACTACCAGAGTTTATAGAGCACTTGGCCCAACAAGAATGA